The following are from one region of the Terriglobia bacterium genome:
- the rplU gene encoding 50S ribosomal protein L21: protein MYAVIRAGGKQYRVAPGDVVKMEKLPAADGDVVEFNDVLAVSGQEGTIGPGAGAVVSGQVMEGGKADKILVFHFKRKKQYKKIYGHRQPFTAVRITEIAFDGERFTAPDLPARKPKKAKPASAEGEAAPAKSAKGKSKSKAKPKAAKKSAAKKSAKGKKK, encoded by the coding sequence ATGTACGCGGTAATTCGCGCCGGTGGAAAGCAATACCGCGTCGCACCCGGCGACGTAGTGAAAATGGAAAAGCTGCCCGCCGCTGATGGCGACGTGGTTGAATTCAATGACGTTCTGGCCGTTTCCGGGCAGGAAGGCACCATCGGTCCCGGTGCCGGTGCAGTGGTCAGCGGCCAGGTGATGGAAGGCGGCAAGGCTGACAAGATTCTGGTCTTCCACTTCAAGCGCAAAAAGCAATACAAGAAGATTTATGGACATCGCCAGCCCTTTACCGCGGTAAGGATCACTGAAATCGCTTTTGACGGCGAGCGCTTTACCGCTCCCGACCTGCCGGCCCGCAAGCCCAAAAAGGCAAAGCCTGCATCAGCCGAAGGCGAAGCTGCTCCGGCAAAGTCCGCAAAGGGCAAGTCCAAATCGAAAGCTAAGCCGAAGGCTGCCAAGAAGAGCGCGGCTAAGAAATCGGCCAAAGGCAAGAAGAAATAG
- the rpmA gene encoding 50S ribosomal protein L27, whose product MAHKKGLGSSRNGRDSNAQRLGVKAFGGQLVPGGTIIVRQRGTRIKPGANVGRGKDDTLFAKVTGTIKFVDKGGSGRFVLVEPAESAKA is encoded by the coding sequence ATGGCACACAAAAAAGGTTTAGGCAGTTCCAGAAACGGGCGCGACTCCAACGCGCAGCGGCTTGGCGTAAAAGCATTCGGCGGACAGCTTGTCCCCGGCGGCACCATCATCGTCCGCCAGCGCGGCACCCGCATTAAGCCCGGCGCAAACGTCGGTCGCGGCAAAGACGACACTCTTTTTGCCAAGGTCACCGGCACCATCAAGTTCGTGGACAAGGGCGGCTCCGGTCGCTTTGTGCTCGTAGAACCCGCCGAGAGCGCGAAAGCCTAG
- a CDS encoding class I SAM-dependent methyltransferase, whose amino-acid sequence MAKPEQPLIRNISDTALWVAVFRARETERQDALFRDPFARKLAGERGEQIAKGMQAGLRYEWPYTARTVRFDQIVTEQIKQGADMVINLAAGLDTRPYRMDLPPLLQWIEVDFPAMIDYKEEVLSGEKPRCTLERVRMDLADLAGRRSLFQRLGSNARKVLVLTEGLLVYLTRDEVSALARDLAAQSTFKDWAIDLCSPGLLKMLQKNLGALSEAGSPLKFGPEEGPEFFTASGWKPVDVYSMLKTAARIKRLPFFLRLMSLLPESNGRQGSRPWGAVCHLTRM is encoded by the coding sequence ATGGCAAAGCCGGAACAACCGTTGATCAGAAATATCTCTGACACAGCGCTGTGGGTCGCAGTCTTTCGCGCACGTGAAACTGAGCGGCAGGACGCACTGTTCAGAGATCCTTTCGCCCGCAAACTTGCCGGCGAGCGCGGCGAGCAGATTGCTAAAGGCATGCAGGCCGGCCTGCGTTATGAATGGCCATACACGGCGCGGACAGTACGCTTTGACCAGATCGTAACCGAACAGATCAAGCAAGGCGCTGATATGGTCATCAACCTGGCAGCTGGCTTGGACACGCGGCCTTATCGCATGGATCTGCCGCCGTTGTTGCAGTGGATTGAAGTCGATTTCCCGGCAATGATCGATTACAAAGAAGAAGTTCTTTCCGGCGAAAAGCCGCGATGCACGCTGGAGAGGGTCCGCATGGACCTGGCTGATTTGGCCGGACGCCGTTCACTGTTCCAGAGGCTGGGCAGCAATGCGAGAAAGGTTCTGGTGCTTACTGAAGGCCTTCTGGTTTACCTGACACGTGACGAGGTGTCAGCACTTGCGCGCGATCTGGCTGCACAAAGCACTTTCAAAGACTGGGCCATTGACCTCTGTTCCCCCGGATTGCTCAAGATGCTGCAAAAGAACCTTGGTGCACTGAGCGAGGCGGGATCACCACTCAAGTTCGGGCCGGAAGAAGGGCCAGAGTTCTTTACTGCGTCTGGCTGGAAGCCGGTTGATGTCTATTCCATGCTGAAGACGGCGGCCAGGATCAAACGGCTTCCATTCTTTCTCCGGTTAATGTCTCTCTTACCGGAATCGAATGGACGTCAGGGTTCGCGTCCATGGGGCGCGGTGTGCCACCTGACCAGAATGTAA
- a CDS encoding VOC family protein, with translation MAKAKLMPEGYHNVTPYLVVKGAAAAIDFYKQVFGAVEIMRMPQPDGRVGHAELKFGDSIVMLADEFPEMDVVGPKTLGNSPVGLLLYVDDVDKTVERAIAKGATIKKPVADQFYGDRTGTIEDPWGHKWTVAVHLEDVSPEEMQRRMAAQAKK, from the coding sequence ATGGCAAAAGCAAAACTAATGCCTGAGGGCTACCACAACGTAACTCCATATCTCGTAGTTAAAGGTGCTGCGGCGGCTATTGATTTCTACAAGCAGGTATTTGGCGCCGTGGAAATCATGCGCATGCCGCAACCCGATGGACGCGTCGGCCACGCAGAGCTCAAATTCGGCGACTCAATCGTAATGCTGGCCGATGAATTTCCTGAGATGGATGTTGTCGGTCCCAAGACGCTGGGTAATTCGCCAGTCGGGCTTCTCCTTTACGTTGACGATGTAGACAAAACCGTGGAGCGCGCCATTGCCAAGGGCGCAACTATCAAAAAGCCTGTGGCTGACCAGTTTTATGGCGATCGCACCGGCACCATTGAAGATCCCTGGGGGCACAAATGGACTGTCGCCGTTCATCTGGAAGACGTCTCACCGGAAGAGATGCAGCGCCGCATGGCCGCACAGGCAAAAAAGTAA
- a CDS encoding VOC family protein, with amino-acid sequence MTTKSAYQPEGYQSVIPYLHVNGAAKLIAFMKEVFNATEIAVYARPDGTVGHAALRIGDSVVELADIAPEWPAMPCAMQVYVPDTDAAYQCALKAGASSLLSPATQFYGDRTASVRDSCGNNWYIATQIEVVSREEVGKRIASMSQQAK; translated from the coding sequence ATGACGACCAAGTCCGCTTACCAGCCTGAAGGCTATCAGAGCGTCATTCCTTATCTCCATGTAAATGGCGCGGCCAAGTTGATTGCTTTTATGAAAGAAGTCTTTAACGCGACTGAGATCGCAGTCTATGCTCGGCCTGATGGCACCGTCGGTCATGCTGCGCTCAGAATCGGCGATTCAGTCGTGGAACTCGCGGACATTGCTCCTGAATGGCCGGCAATGCCGTGCGCTATGCAGGTTTACGTGCCGGATACTGACGCTGCCTATCAATGCGCGCTCAAAGCCGGAGCAAGCTCCCTTTTGTCGCCGGCAACACAGTTCTATGGCGACCGCACTGCCAGCGTGCGCGACAGTTGCGGGAACAACTGGTACATTGCCACACAGATTGAAGTCGTGAGCCGTGAAGAAGTCGGCAAGCGGATTGCGTCCATGAGCCAACAGGCTAAGTAG
- the obgE gene encoding GTPase ObgE: MFIDEAIIKIKGGDGGNGCMAFRREKFVPRGGPSGGDGGRGGDIVMESSERHNTLVHFRFNPEYKGERGRHGEGSNCTGRDGESIVLKVPVGTIVYDNETGERLHDFSHPDERMVVAQGGRGGRGNQHFATSTHQAPQEHEQGFPGQERVLRLELKLLADVGLVGYPNVGKSTLVSRISAAKPKIADYPFTTLQPNLGVVTIGELPDEESYVVADIPGLIEGAHTGTGLGIQFLRHIERTRVLVHMIDVSDASGRPDPVADFKVIMGELKSFGADLEKKPMIVAASKIDVANPEKLEKLAKHCKKLKLRMYEISAVTGKGISELKYALGKMVAEIRAGSYAAEHPPAKKRPVSARKEKKKSERMKRISKQRAFKQRQTR; the protein is encoded by the coding sequence ATGTTTATTGACGAAGCGATCATCAAGATCAAAGGCGGCGACGGTGGCAACGGCTGCATGGCCTTTCGCAGGGAGAAGTTTGTTCCGCGCGGCGGCCCTTCCGGCGGCGACGGTGGCCGCGGCGGTGACATTGTGATGGAATCCAGCGAGCGGCATAATACGCTCGTCCACTTCCGCTTTAACCCGGAATACAAAGGCGAGCGCGGACGCCACGGCGAAGGCTCCAACTGCACTGGGCGCGACGGTGAAAGCATTGTCCTGAAGGTCCCTGTCGGGACCATTGTTTATGACAATGAAACCGGCGAGCGCCTGCATGACTTCTCGCATCCTGACGAGCGCATGGTCGTCGCCCAGGGCGGGCGCGGCGGACGCGGCAACCAGCACTTTGCCACCAGCACACACCAAGCCCCGCAGGAGCATGAGCAGGGCTTCCCCGGACAAGAGCGCGTTCTTCGTCTTGAGCTAAAACTGCTTGCCGACGTCGGATTGGTCGGTTATCCCAACGTAGGAAAGTCCACGCTGGTTTCGCGCATCTCGGCTGCCAAGCCCAAGATTGCCGACTATCCTTTCACCACGCTGCAGCCGAACCTTGGCGTAGTCACGATCGGCGAGTTGCCGGATGAGGAAAGTTATGTTGTGGCCGATATTCCCGGCCTGATTGAAGGCGCACACACCGGTACCGGTCTTGGCATCCAGTTCCTGCGGCACATCGAGCGAACTCGAGTTCTGGTCCACATGATTGACGTTTCTGACGCAAGCGGACGGCCCGATCCGGTCGCGGACTTCAAAGTCATTATGGGCGAGTTGAAAAGCTTTGGCGCTGATCTGGAAAAGAAGCCGATGATCGTGGCGGCCTCGAAGATCGACGTGGCCAATCCGGAAAAGTTGGAAAAACTGGCGAAGCATTGCAAGAAACTCAAGCTCAGGATGTATGAGATTTCAGCTGTCACAGGCAAGGGCATTTCTGAACTGAAGTACGCTTTGGGCAAGATGGTGGCGGAGATCCGCGCCGGTTCCTATGCTGCGGAGCATCCTCCGGCGAAAAAGAGACCTGTCTCCGCTCGCAAAGAGAAGAAGAAATCTGAACGCATGAAGCGCATCTCCAAGCAGCGGGCCTTCAAGCAAAGGCAGACCCGTTAG
- the nadD gene encoding nicotinate-nucleotide adenylyltransferase: MKIALFGGTFDPVHLGHIAVARAAAEKFGLGRVYFVPADLPPHKQKRKLTDFQHRFAMLALATADDPRFVASLLDAHTGHPNYSIDTVRRLKSGLKKTDKLYFLIGIDAFKDIATWRQPEELLAEVEFIVVSRPGYSLADVGRALPEPLRPTDLMMRAMRPQRAEGTIALMGATIHLLGEVREKVSSTQIRAAAGKSVKQLSRYVPPLVAEYIKKENLYVDATSKETSAASEDKVLSFQEARHGHTSRSHKNG; encoded by the coding sequence ATGAAGATTGCCCTTTTTGGCGGCACCTTTGATCCCGTTCATCTTGGTCACATCGCCGTCGCACGAGCTGCCGCGGAAAAGTTTGGCCTGGGGCGGGTATATTTTGTGCCGGCTGATCTCCCCCCGCACAAGCAAAAGCGCAAGCTCACAGATTTTCAGCATCGCTTTGCCATGCTGGCGCTGGCCACGGCGGATGATCCGCGCTTTGTAGCTTCGCTGCTCGATGCCCACACCGGCCATCCAAACTATTCAATCGATACGGTCAGACGCTTGAAGAGTGGACTCAAGAAGACTGACAAGCTTTATTTCCTGATCGGCATTGATGCCTTTAAAGACATTGCCACGTGGCGGCAGCCGGAAGAGTTGCTGGCTGAAGTGGAATTCATCGTCGTCAGCCGGCCGGGGTATTCGCTAGCCGATGTAGGCCGGGCGTTGCCGGAACCTCTGCGTCCAACCGATTTGATGATGCGCGCCATGCGTCCGCAGCGGGCTGAAGGAACCATTGCGCTGATGGGCGCCACCATTCATCTCTTGGGTGAGGTACGCGAGAAAGTTTCTTCCACGCAGATTCGCGCGGCTGCCGGCAAATCAGTCAAGCAGCTCAGCCGTTATGTGCCGCCGCTGGTGGCTGAATACATCAAGAAAGAGAATCTTTACGTCGACGCCACCAGCAAGGAAACTAGCGCCGCAAGCGAGGACAAAGTGCTATCTTTTCAAGAAGCCCGTCACGGGCACACAAGCAGGAGCCATAAGAACGGATGA
- the rsfS gene encoding ribosome silencing factor, translating to MSLQTRQHVAQAVKAIEGKKGEDVVILEMDKSSGAFTDYFVVCSGTNPRQIQAIADDVQKSLSEAGQRPNSVEGYNQAEWVLLDYVDFVLHIFSERARKFYDLERLWKSARKLAPADLAKKPAAKKQAASRKETAKKAPAKKKVAGPRKAARNRTRAQGSTSKKKSRKSA from the coding sequence ATGAGTTTACAGACCCGACAGCATGTCGCACAGGCAGTGAAAGCCATTGAAGGCAAGAAGGGTGAAGATGTTGTCATCCTTGAAATGGATAAAAGCAGCGGAGCGTTTACTGACTATTTTGTCGTGTGCTCTGGCACCAATCCGCGCCAGATACAGGCGATTGCCGACGATGTGCAAAAAAGCCTATCTGAAGCGGGCCAGCGGCCCAACAGCGTTGAAGGCTACAACCAGGCAGAGTGGGTGCTGCTGGATTATGTGGACTTCGTCCTGCACATATTTTCCGAGCGAGCGCGCAAGTTTTATGATCTGGAGCGGCTATGGAAGTCGGCGCGAAAATTAGCGCCAGCCGATCTGGCGAAGAAACCAGCAGCAAAGAAACAGGCTGCATCCAGGAAAGAAACCGCCAAGAAAGCGCCTGCAAAGAAGAAAGTTGCTGGGCCACGCAAAGCCGCCCGTAACAGAACTCGCGCTCAAGGTTCAACGTCAAAAAAGAAGTCACGGAAATCGGCGTGA
- a CDS encoding 23S rRNA (pseudouridine(1915)-N(3))-methyltransferase RlmH — MKLQIAWIGKTKEVAIRALTDEYLKRISRYGGAESHEMNTEQALLELAADTTGRTAPVLILLDARGRQFTSEEFANLLRDQQDRGTQNLFFGVGPADGFSDKARHAADLVLSFGKMTLAHELARVVLLEQIYRAFTILKGHPYHTGH, encoded by the coding sequence GTGAAACTTCAGATCGCCTGGATAGGCAAGACGAAAGAAGTCGCTATTCGCGCGCTGACGGACGAATACCTGAAGCGGATCTCCCGCTACGGTGGCGCGGAATCGCACGAGATGAACACCGAACAGGCTTTGCTGGAATTGGCCGCCGATACCACCGGTCGGACCGCGCCTGTTCTTATCCTGCTGGACGCGCGTGGGCGCCAGTTCACCTCAGAAGAGTTTGCCAACCTGCTACGCGACCAGCAGGACCGCGGAACGCAGAACCTATTTTTCGGCGTTGGACCGGCGGATGGCTTCAGTGATAAAGCCCGCCACGCCGCCGACCTGGTTCTCTCCTTCGGCAAGATGACGCTGGCGCATGAGCTGGCTCGGGTGGTTTTGCTGGAGCAAATCTACCGGGCATTTACAATCTTAAAAGGCCATCCGTACCATACCGGCCACTGA
- the cobO gene encoding cob(I)yrinic acid a,c-diamide adenosyltransferase has product MGDVHQGLIIVNTGPGKGKTTAAMGTALRAVGNGMKVLMLQFLKGSWHYGELDAVKAFGDNFVMKQMGRGFVKVGGAETDPEDIRMVEAAWQEAHDAIMSGKWDLVVLDEINYAITYGMLDPAKVVETLKHKPAGVHVILTGRNAHPTIIELADTVTEMKQVKHAYEKGVMAQRGIEY; this is encoded by the coding sequence ATGGGCGACGTTCACCAGGGTCTCATCATCGTAAATACCGGGCCGGGCAAGGGTAAAACCACCGCAGCCATGGGGACAGCTCTGCGTGCCGTGGGAAATGGCATGAAAGTCCTGATGTTGCAGTTCCTGAAAGGCTCATGGCATTACGGAGAACTCGATGCGGTAAAGGCCTTTGGCGATAACTTTGTGATGAAGCAGATGGGCCGCGGTTTTGTAAAAGTGGGCGGCGCTGAAACCGATCCTGAAGACATCCGCATGGTCGAAGCGGCCTGGCAGGAAGCCCACGATGCAATCATGTCCGGCAAATGGGACTTAGTAGTGCTCGACGAGATCAATTACGCCATTACCTATGGCATGCTCGATCCGGCCAAGGTGGTGGAGACTCTAAAGCACAAACCCGCCGGGGTGCACGTAATCTTGACGGGAAGGAACGCGCATCCGACAATCATTGAGTTGGCCGATACCGTAACGGAAATGAAGCAGGTAAAGCACGCCTATGAAAAGGGCGTGATGGCGCAACGTGGCATCGAATATTAA
- the accD gene encoding acetyl-CoA carboxylase, carboxyltransferase subunit beta, which produces MAWFKRESSDIQATEEKRVRTEGLWVKCEGCRQIIWKKELEDNLNVCTKCDYHFRISSAERLMLLLDEDSIEIQDESLESTDPLNFTDTRPYKARLEKSKSSTGLKDAIRNATGTIHGRPVIVSSMEYSFIGGSMGAVVGEAITRAIERACKERKPIIVVSASGGARMMEGVVSLMQMAKISAALARLDTARVPYISVLTDPTTGGVTASYAMLGDLNIAEPGALIGFAGPRVIEQTIRQKLPEGFQTSEFLLQHGMLDAVVHRKDMKSYIARALDFMAPKAA; this is translated from the coding sequence TTGGCGTGGTTTAAGCGCGAATCCAGTGATATCCAGGCGACCGAGGAGAAGCGTGTTCGCACGGAAGGCCTGTGGGTAAAGTGTGAAGGCTGCCGCCAGATCATCTGGAAAAAAGAGTTGGAAGACAACCTGAACGTCTGCACCAAGTGCGACTATCACTTCCGCATTAGCTCGGCCGAGCGGCTGATGCTTCTCTTGGATGAAGACAGCATTGAAATTCAGGATGAAAGCCTGGAGTCCACCGACCCGCTTAATTTCACTGACACACGACCGTACAAAGCCCGCCTGGAAAAAAGCAAATCGTCAACCGGCTTGAAGGATGCAATCAGAAACGCCACCGGCACAATTCATGGCCGCCCTGTAATCGTTAGCTCTATGGAATATTCTTTCATCGGCGGGAGTATGGGCGCGGTTGTAGGTGAAGCCATTACTCGGGCGATTGAGCGCGCATGCAAAGAGCGCAAGCCGATTATCGTTGTCTCGGCCTCCGGCGGCGCGCGCATGATGGAAGGCGTGGTCAGCCTGATGCAGATGGCAAAAATCTCCGCGGCTCTGGCGCGTCTAGATACAGCCCGCGTGCCGTATATTTCCGTGCTTACCGATCCTACGACCGGCGGTGTGACCGCTTCTTATGCCATGCTGGGTGATCTCAACATCGCGGAGCCGGGGGCGCTGATCGGTTTTGCCGGGCCGCGCGTGATTGAGCAGACCATCCGGCAGAAATTGCCTGAAGGTTTCCAGACCAGCGAATTCCTCCTGCAACATGGAATGCTGGACGCCGTTGTTCATCGCAAAGACATGAAGTCATACATTGCCCGCGCCCTTGATTTCATGGCTCCAAAGGCAGCCTGA
- a CDS encoding bifunctional folylpolyglutamate synthase/dihydrofolate synthase, whose amino-acid sequence MRRLAEALGNPQCKLPSVLIAGTNGKGSTAATLASIVQTAGYRTGLYTSPHLLRVNERIQINQESISNAEFAVIYDRIESCAHELVERGELPWHPSFFEMLTAMAFEYFASVGVELAVLEVGLGGRLDATNIVDPLISVITDIDFDHQNFLGNTLPEIAREKAGILRPRGTVVLLPQHPIVNETLGKEIMSREARAVSAVKHMPSLTPVADDEMHHTAIGHNQFILAVMGKEINVDFPLAGRHQLRNLALAITTAEELNKFGFHISAADIEQGIRVTTWPARFQVIPPAEGFPEVVLDVAHNPAGAWALRSALSTYYEDRPLTFIFGAMRDKAIGEIADIIFPLADCVIATHADNPRAASPQQIAELGAHAQTEILQAKSVPEALERACAHAGSEGVIVITGSIYIVGEALGILARKPVRQGV is encoded by the coding sequence ATGCGCAGGCTGGCGGAAGCGCTAGGAAATCCTCAATGCAAGCTGCCGAGCGTCTTGATCGCCGGCACCAACGGCAAAGGTTCGACTGCCGCGACGCTGGCCAGCATTGTGCAGACTGCTGGTTATCGTACGGGACTCTATACTTCGCCCCATCTGCTGCGCGTGAATGAGCGCATTCAGATCAATCAGGAATCCATCAGCAACGCGGAATTCGCGGTGATCTACGACCGCATTGAAAGTTGCGCGCATGAGTTGGTGGAACGCGGCGAACTGCCGTGGCATCCCAGCTTTTTTGAGATGCTCACGGCCATGGCTTTTGAATATTTTGCCAGCGTTGGCGTGGAGCTAGCGGTACTGGAAGTGGGACTCGGCGGACGTCTTGATGCCACGAACATTGTTGATCCTTTGATCTCCGTTATTACCGATATTGATTTTGATCACCAGAACTTTCTCGGCAATACCTTGCCGGAAATTGCCCGCGAAAAAGCCGGTATCTTGCGCCCCAGGGGAACTGTGGTCCTGCTGCCACAGCATCCAATTGTGAATGAGACGCTGGGAAAAGAGATTATGAGTCGCGAGGCACGTGCAGTGAGCGCGGTAAAACATATGCCTTCATTGACTCCGGTTGCGGATGATGAAATGCACCACACCGCCATTGGCCACAACCAGTTCATTCTGGCGGTGATGGGCAAAGAGATCAACGTGGATTTTCCGCTCGCGGGCCGCCACCAATTGCGCAACCTGGCTTTAGCGATTACTACAGCCGAAGAACTCAATAAATTTGGTTTTCACATTTCGGCAGCCGACATTGAGCAGGGCATTCGCGTCACCACGTGGCCGGCCAGATTTCAGGTGATTCCTCCAGCAGAGGGATTCCCCGAAGTCGTGCTCGATGTGGCGCACAATCCGGCTGGTGCGTGGGCGTTACGCTCGGCTCTTTCTACGTACTATGAAGATCGCCCCCTCACGTTTATTTTCGGCGCCATGCGGGACAAAGCCATCGGAGAGATTGCCGATATTATTTTTCCTTTGGCTGATTGCGTGATCGCCACCCATGCTGACAATCCGCGCGCAGCTTCTCCGCAGCAGATTGCGGAGCTGGGAGCGCACGCGCAGACTGAAATATTGCAGGCGAAATCTGTGCCGGAAGCGCTGGAGCGTGCCTGCGCTCACGCTGGGAGCGAAGGCGTGATCGTGATTACAGGCTCTATTTATATTGTGGGTGAAGCGCTGGGCATCCTAGCCCGTAAACCAGTTCGGCAGGGTGTTTGA
- a CDS encoding 1-acyl-sn-glycerol-3-phosphate acyltransferase — MSETMQAEIKPQEVTSGIRHLGSRLRSYFVWTPLVWLYTLVLGCVSLVVSLFDPAGERQQNVARLWSRMILWTVGAKVQVEGLEKIDTSRPQVYVVNHLSAFDIPVLYTHLPFQFRILAKKELFRYPFMGWHLRRSGQIPVVLENPKASVRSLNLAVAAIRKGNSLVIFPEGGRSPNGQLQSFMGGAFYAAVKAQVDVVPIVLVGTYEMLKMNSYHIKPGPVQMVVGSPISTVGMSTRDIAKITERAQVVMGDLYYSRCLVPDLRGEPPASNEPIKL, encoded by the coding sequence GTGTCAGAGACCATGCAAGCAGAGATCAAGCCGCAGGAAGTGACGAGTGGTATTCGTCACCTGGGTTCCCGCTTGCGTTCCTATTTCGTGTGGACGCCGCTGGTCTGGCTTTACACTCTCGTCCTGGGCTGTGTGTCGCTTGTTGTCTCCTTATTTGATCCTGCCGGTGAACGACAGCAGAATGTCGCACGGCTGTGGTCGCGGATGATTCTTTGGACCGTGGGCGCCAAAGTGCAGGTTGAAGGATTGGAGAAGATTGATACCTCCAGGCCGCAGGTGTACGTGGTGAATCACCTTTCGGCGTTCGATATTCCGGTGTTGTATACGCACCTGCCATTTCAGTTCAGGATTCTGGCTAAGAAAGAGCTGTTTCGTTATCCGTTTATGGGCTGGCACCTGCGCCGCTCTGGACAGATTCCAGTGGTGCTGGAAAATCCTAAAGCATCTGTGCGGAGTTTGAACCTCGCGGTGGCGGCAATCCGCAAAGGCAATTCATTGGTCATTTTCCCTGAAGGCGGCCGTTCGCCTAATGGCCAGTTGCAATCATTTATGGGTGGCGCTTTTTATGCGGCCGTAAAGGCACAGGTGGATGTGGTTCCGATCGTTCTTGTTGGAACGTACGAGATGCTCAAGATGAACTCATATCACATTAAGCCAGGGCCAGTTCAAATGGTGGTTGGCTCGCCAATCTCAACCGTGGGCATGTCCACGCGCGACATCGCCAAAATTACCGAGCGGGCGCAGGTCGTGATGGGCGACCTTTATTACTCGCGCTGTTTGGTTCCAGATTTGCGTGGAGAGCCGCCGGCATCGAACGAACCTATAAAGTTATAG
- a CDS encoding gamma-glutamyl-gamma-aminobutyrate hydrolase family protein (Members of this family of hydrolases with an active site Cys residue belong to MEROPS family C26.) → MAAKSSKNDGKVGVKPRIAIPEPCSYDPEYSGRALPPYLRAIEAAGGEPVVIPLRSSPEEIARLITSCSAILLPGSKADVDPQKFNAAAHPKTAPADQPRDAADELLLQDAYNLRKPVFGICYGLQSLNVWRTGSLIQDIESRVNHSAGAKVEVAHQVTVAADSLLAKEILHKENAVQVPVNSSHHQSADIVGDGLRAVAHCAEDGVIEAIEGTVPGHYVLAVQWHPERTFDSDKFSSNLFRTFVDSARAWNELNS, encoded by the coding sequence ATGGCAGCAAAATCTTCAAAAAACGACGGTAAGGTGGGCGTAAAGCCCCGAATAGCAATACCTGAGCCCTGCTCGTACGACCCTGAATATAGCGGCCGCGCGTTACCGCCTTACCTGCGAGCGATAGAGGCCGCTGGCGGCGAGCCGGTGGTCATCCCATTACGGAGTTCGCCGGAAGAGATTGCCCGGCTCATTACCTCGTGTTCGGCGATTCTGTTGCCGGGGAGCAAGGCGGATGTTGATCCGCAAAAGTTCAACGCGGCGGCCCATCCAAAAACAGCTCCAGCCGACCAACCCCGTGATGCCGCCGACGAACTGCTTCTGCAGGATGCGTACAACCTCCGCAAGCCGGTTTTCGGCATTTGTTATGGCTTGCAATCTCTCAATGTCTGGCGGACAGGTTCCTTGATTCAGGATATTGAATCCAGGGTGAATCACAGCGCCGGCGCCAAAGTGGAAGTCGCACATCAGGTGACGGTTGCGGCAGATTCACTGCTGGCGAAAGAAATTCTTCACAAAGAAAATGCCGTACAGGTGCCAGTAAATTCCAGCCATCATCAATCGGCAGATATTGTCGGCGACGGTTTGCGCGCGGTGGCGCACTGCGCGGAAGACGGCGTAATCGAAGCAATTGAAGGCACAGTCCCAGGACACTATGTTCTGGCGGTGCAGTGGCACCCGGAGCGGACTTTTGATAGCGATAAGTTTTCCAGCAATTTGTTTCGGACGTTTGTTGACTCGGCACGGGCCTGGAATGAGTTGAATTCCTAG